The following coding sequences lie in one Synechococcus sp. PCC 7336 genomic window:
- a CDS encoding response regulator, whose translation MAIEPDIRDQAYEFFVEEAPELLQIIESGLLNLWEESSAPKIHELMRAAHSIKGGAASVGLDAIKTLSHRLEDIFKALYNDSTAIDAEFETQLLQAFDCLRQPLMEQIETDRFNPEQAVDTAEPIFAQIEDRLGDALKQAENVVASSADFGIDIAVSIFEVDVKSGLQRLTDVIASPNDYEVAGEVRAQAEVFAGFAELLELHGFGEIASLAIEAVEAHPDRALAIAQLVLADFQAGRTAVLNGDRERGGEPSAELRAIANGTETLPSSLDCVEVNEAGSPLEASVEPLSEFSMQGPEGASDGEDPERFHATAEYIDRLAAEAEGIEALANIFARDAELDEVEDSQAAALLPEDNWANEASPEDMSVEDMFGDVVTALGLDSDTSSTGEAENARAGEADPSEEEIFDAWREALSAARAEGAADAEIEAIAPINSPAIGDAEPQSVEPILGTNELTVAEADSFLAELETPPEADSTDKIEAVLFADDPSADDPSADDPSADEVFGGWTAAIDSSQPEAVLPESEPVTSEPEPPLATPFPEPVSANPMATLAAALQSVRENFDTLPPASDLDAGGIAVAPSAATPDAADSSTPAAPPAQQSDRPAEAPSPTKRSSGLSVRVDLERLQRMDNQVGELAINRNGLSLQNDQLQGTVRDLLARFANFQTLAAYLRDISDRMLIAPDRYRSNGALPSFALPPRASNLRPSSFDSLELDSYSELHAIVQEMLEETIQIEESAGDIALFASQSNQLLEQNRQVLGQLRDELMWSRMLPLSEILNRFPRVLRDLSVKHGKSVGLKLSGAGVLVDKAMLEKLYDPMLHLLRNAFDHGIEPPEQRRQRGKAEKGYIEVRAYYKGSQTIVEVADDGRGIDFERVRQQAIDLSLLSIEQSEAISTDRLLDFLFEPGFSTAERVSDLSGRGMGLDVVRSQLRSLKGTVTVTSERERGTTFTLKLPLTLSISKLLICRAGAAALALPSDSVDDIVNPLEGTVKQSGQRRFLYWQGQTIPIYRLADLLDYRCPLADTPASRALMAVPAPQDWASPILILRRDRQTIAIEVDQLLSEQELAIKPFGTTLTPPRYAYGCTILGDGSLVPVLDGLTLWDEVERGSSGRSTSSGAIVSHTPTLPAKSINAVQMPRILVVDDSSTQRRTLAASFQRAGYRVLQARNGREALQHLEQHADVQLIVCDIEMPNMNGFEFLTHRRQIPALAAIPTVMLTSRSGDKHKRLAQHLGADGYFTKPYLEQEFLAAAARLCGGAATSSTAASSSPALTV comes from the coding sequence ATGGCGATCGAACCGGATATTCGCGACCAAGCCTACGAATTCTTTGTCGAGGAGGCTCCCGAGTTACTCCAAATCATTGAGTCGGGCTTGCTGAACCTGTGGGAAGAGTCCAGTGCCCCCAAAATCCACGAGTTGATGCGGGCAGCTCACTCCATCAAGGGAGGAGCTGCCAGCGTCGGTCTGGACGCGATTAAAACCCTGTCCCACCGCCTCGAAGATATTTTTAAAGCGCTCTATAACGACAGCACTGCGATCGACGCCGAGTTTGAAACGCAGCTCTTACAAGCCTTTGACTGTTTGCGCCAGCCCTTGATGGAGCAGATCGAAACCGATCGCTTTAACCCCGAGCAAGCTGTGGATACGGCGGAGCCGATTTTTGCGCAGATTGAAGATCGGTTGGGGGATGCCCTCAAGCAGGCGGAGAATGTGGTTGCCAGCTCTGCAGACTTTGGCATCGATATTGCGGTGTCGATTTTTGAAGTGGATGTAAAGAGCGGCCTCCAGCGCCTCACTGATGTGATTGCCAGCCCAAACGACTACGAGGTGGCAGGAGAAGTGCGCGCCCAGGCCGAAGTGTTTGCGGGCTTTGCCGAACTGCTCGAACTGCATGGATTTGGCGAGATCGCCAGCTTGGCGATCGAGGCAGTGGAAGCCCATCCCGATCGGGCATTGGCGATCGCTCAACTGGTGCTGGCCGATTTTCAGGCGGGGCGCACTGCGGTTCTCAACGGCGATCGCGAGCGGGGCGGCGAACCCTCTGCCGAGTTGCGGGCGATCGCCAATGGCACGGAAACGCTGCCCTCCTCGCTCGATTGTGTCGAGGTCAATGAGGCAGGATCTCCCCTGGAAGCGTCTGTCGAGCCCTTATCCGAGTTTTCCATGCAGGGACCCGAGGGCGCTTCCGACGGGGAAGATCCCGAAAGGTTCCACGCCACAGCCGAATATATCGATCGCTTAGCCGCTGAGGCGGAGGGAATCGAGGCGCTGGCTAACATCTTTGCCCGTGACGCCGAACTGGACGAGGTGGAGGATTCGCAGGCAGCAGCACTGTTGCCCGAGGACAACTGGGCGAACGAGGCATCCCCAGAAGACATGTCAGTAGAAGATATGTTTGGCGATGTAGTGACAGCCCTCGGGTTGGACAGCGATACCAGCTCGACCGGTGAAGCGGAGAACGCGAGGGCTGGGGAGGCGGATCCTTCCGAGGAGGAGATTTTCGACGCCTGGCGCGAAGCACTGTCGGCAGCCCGAGCGGAGGGTGCTGCCGATGCCGAGATTGAGGCGATCGCGCCGATTAATTCGCCCGCGATCGGCGATGCCGAGCCCCAATCGGTCGAGCCTATCCTCGGCACGAATGAACTGACTGTCGCAGAGGCTGACAGTTTCCTGGCAGAGCTTGAAACTCCTCCCGAAGCGGATAGCACTGACAAGATTGAGGCCGTACTGTTCGCGGACGACCCTTCTGCGGACGACCCTTCTGCGGACGACCCCTCGGCAGACGAGGTCTTTGGCGGTTGGACAGCAGCGATAGACTCCTCCCAACCCGAGGCCGTACTCCCTGAGTCCGAGCCCGTTACCTCCGAGCCCGAACCACCCCTCGCCACTCCTTTCCCCGAACCAGTTTCGGCCAATCCGATGGCTACTCTAGCCGCCGCCTTGCAGTCCGTGCGCGAGAACTTCGATACCTTGCCCCCCGCTAGCGATCTCGATGCAGGGGGGATCGCAGTTGCGCCCTCTGCTGCTACCCCTGACGCTGCCGACTCCTCCACACCCGCTGCACCTCCTGCCCAGCAAAGCGATCGCCCCGCTGAAGCACCCAGTCCTACTAAACGGTCGAGCGGACTCTCCGTCAGAGTCGATCTAGAGCGGTTGCAACGGATGGACAACCAAGTGGGCGAACTCGCCATCAACCGCAACGGCCTGTCTCTACAAAACGATCAATTGCAAGGGACCGTGCGCGATCTGCTCGCCCGCTTCGCCAATTTCCAGACCCTGGCCGCCTATCTGCGGGATATCTCCGATCGCATGTTGATCGCACCCGATCGCTACCGCTCCAACGGAGCTCTACCCAGCTTCGCCCTGCCGCCTCGCGCCTCCAACCTGCGCCCCAGCAGCTTTGACTCCCTCGAACTCGACAGCTACAGCGAGCTGCACGCCATCGTGCAGGAGATGCTGGAAGAAACGATACAAATTGAGGAATCGGCAGGAGACATTGCCCTTTTTGCCAGCCAATCCAACCAACTGCTCGAACAAAACCGCCAGGTACTCGGCCAACTGCGGGACGAACTGATGTGGTCGCGGATGTTGCCCTTGAGCGAAATTCTCAACCGCTTCCCCCGCGTATTGAGGGATCTGTCCGTTAAGCACGGCAAGTCTGTCGGCCTCAAGCTCAGCGGTGCGGGCGTTCTCGTAGATAAAGCCATGTTGGAAAAACTCTACGACCCCATGCTGCACCTATTGCGCAATGCCTTCGACCACGGCATCGAGCCCCCCGAGCAGCGTCGCCAGCGGGGCAAAGCGGAGAAAGGCTACATCGAAGTGCGGGCCTACTACAAGGGCAGCCAAACCATTGTGGAAGTGGCCGACGACGGCCGCGGGATCGACTTCGAACGGGTTCGGCAGCAGGCCATCGACCTCAGTCTCCTATCGATCGAGCAGAGTGAAGCAATCTCCACCGATCGCTTGCTCGATTTCCTCTTCGAACCCGGATTCTCTACCGCCGAACGCGTCAGTGACTTATCGGGGCGGGGTATGGGCCTCGATGTGGTGCGATCGCAATTGCGATCGCTCAAAGGCACCGTCACCGTTACCTCCGAGCGCGAGCGCGGCACCACTTTTACCCTCAAACTGCCGCTCACCCTGAGCATTTCCAAACTGCTGATCTGCCGTGCTGGAGCCGCTGCCCTGGCGCTGCCCTCCGATAGTGTGGACGACATTGTCAACCCGCTAGAAGGCACAGTCAAACAATCGGGCCAGCGGCGCTTCCTCTATTGGCAAGGACAAACCATCCCGATTTACCGCCTCGCCGATTTGCTCGACTACCGCTGCCCCCTTGCCGATACCCCCGCCAGTCGGGCCCTCATGGCCGTGCCCGCTCCTCAGGACTGGGCGTCGCCCATTCTCATCCTGCGCCGCGATCGCCAGACGATCGCGATCGAAGTGGACCAACTCCTCTCCGAGCAAGAGCTGGCCATCAAACCCTTTGGCACAACCCTTACCCCACCCCGCTATGCCTATGGATGTACCATCCTGGGGGATGGCTCCCTCGTACCGGTATTGGATGGCTTAACCCTGTGGGATGAGGTAGAGCGAGGTTCCTCGGGCCGTTCGACCTCCAGCGGTGCGATCGTCAGCCATACTCCTACCCTCCCAGCCAAAAGCATCAATGCCGTGCAGATGCCGAGGATCTTGGTGGTGGACGACTCCAGCACCCAACGTCGCACTCTGGCAGCTTCCTTCCAGCGGGCAGGCTATCGAGTCTTGCAAGCCCGCAACGGTCGCGAAGCCTTACAGCACCTGGAGCAACACGCTGACGTGCAGTTGATCGTGTGCGACATCGAGATGCCCAACATGAATGGCTTCGAGTTTCTCACCCACCGCCGCCAAATTCCCGCTCTGGCAGCTATTCCCACCGTCATGCTCACATCCCGCAGCGGCGACAAGCACAAGCGCCTCGCCCAACATTTAGGAGCTGACGGCTATTTCACCAAGCCCTATCTAGAGCAGGAGTTTCTCGCTGCTGCCGCCCGTCTCTGCGGTGGCGCTGCCACCAGCTCTACAGCGGCCTCTTCCTCCCCTGCCCTAACGGTCTAA
- a CDS encoding chemotaxis protein CheW: MTATSSPPANPRAAADTANRSIRTIAFQLGSLDIALRIEAVQRVFSRVPIYSSGTNSSGVAHVNAQSDSPESQQEVVVFDLHRYLFGQSLPLASPELEAPVSRYLLVAKSPSGQSCGIPLEQEPSLMELPLSSIRQLPETYRQADTLGIASHVATSDRHGRQQTVFLLDMDAVLTLLPR; the protein is encoded by the coding sequence GTGACTGCGACATCAAGTCCTCCCGCCAATCCTCGTGCTGCTGCCGATACTGCGAACAGGTCCATCCGCACCATCGCCTTTCAGCTCGGTTCTCTAGACATTGCCTTGCGCATAGAAGCTGTCCAGCGCGTTTTCAGCCGCGTCCCCATCTACAGCAGCGGGACCAACAGTTCTGGAGTTGCCCACGTCAATGCCCAGTCCGATAGCCCGGAGTCGCAGCAGGAGGTGGTGGTGTTTGACCTGCACCGCTATCTATTCGGCCAAAGTTTGCCTTTGGCATCTCCAGAATTAGAGGCCCCTGTCAGCCGCTACCTCCTGGTGGCCAAGAGCCCCTCCGGGCAGTCGTGCGGCATTCCCCTAGAGCAGGAACCCAGTTTGATGGAGCTGCCCCTCTCCTCCATTCGCCAGTTACCCGAAACCTATCGTCAGGCCGATACGCTGGGCATTGCCAGCCATGTCGCCACAAGCGATCGCCACGGCAGGCAGCAGACCGTCTTTCTCCTCGACATGGATGCAGTACTTACCCTTTTGCCGCGCTAG
- a CDS encoding response regulator, with amino-acid sequence MSNQLPSLAHGQQGWLKTFQTLKAQQFNGRFVVRHDYRKQWVFYFYLGRLLYATGGLHPVRRWQRHLNATCPSLDIAQLSALGSAHLPAASRCWEYHLLREGSNSGLLSREQLIRLIGGMVSDVVLEISQSPKCGWHTVADRPLEPCKGVLLDPVQFLDSFQQQWQHWQWFGIEDCKPDCAIAIANLQSLQAQMSPQAFQAMTELLDGESTLFEIAQRTGRKLTDLANSLMPLIRSKILRWQDLSDAKPPIGMGSTPKPQSQPSLYRQTIACVDDSPMVCQVMEKILTKEGYQFVGVTESLRAIATLLAKKPDLIFLDLVMPNTNGYEICSQLRSLSVFKRTPIIILTGNDGLVDRVRAKLVGSTEFLSKPVSSSTVLEVVKQYLTVKV; translated from the coding sequence ATGTCGAATCAGCTACCGAGCCTAGCCCACGGTCAGCAGGGCTGGTTAAAAACATTTCAAACCCTCAAAGCCCAACAGTTCAACGGTCGGTTTGTGGTTCGGCACGACTATCGCAAACAGTGGGTCTTTTATTTCTATTTGGGTCGATTGCTCTATGCGACGGGAGGATTGCACCCCGTAAGGCGCTGGCAGCGCCACCTGAATGCCACTTGTCCGTCTCTAGATATTGCTCAACTGAGTGCTCTGGGTAGCGCGCACTTGCCCGCAGCCTCTCGCTGCTGGGAATACCACCTGCTTCGCGAAGGCAGCAACTCCGGCCTACTCAGTCGCGAGCAACTGATTCGGTTAATCGGCGGCATGGTTTCAGATGTTGTTTTAGAAATCAGCCAGTCCCCTAAATGCGGGTGGCATACAGTAGCGGATCGACCCCTAGAACCCTGCAAGGGGGTGCTGCTCGATCCGGTGCAATTTCTGGACAGCTTTCAGCAACAGTGGCAGCATTGGCAGTGGTTTGGGATAGAGGACTGCAAACCCGACTGCGCGATCGCCATTGCAAATCTCCAATCATTGCAAGCGCAAATGTCTCCCCAGGCATTTCAGGCCATGACTGAGCTCTTGGACGGCGAGTCAACCTTATTCGAGATCGCTCAGCGAACGGGCAGAAAGTTAACCGATTTGGCGAATTCGCTGATGCCATTGATTCGGAGCAAGATTTTGCGATGGCAGGATCTCTCCGATGCCAAGCCGCCCATCGGGATGGGTTCGACTCCCAAGCCTCAGTCTCAGCCCAGCCTGTACCGCCAGACGATCGCCTGTGTAGACGACAGCCCGATGGTGTGTCAGGTGATGGAGAAAATCTTGACCAAAGAGGGCTACCAGTTTGTCGGGGTGACAGAATCGTTAAGGGCGATCGCCACCTTGCTGGCTAAAAAGCCCGATTTGATCTTCCTCGATCTGGTGATGCCGAATACGAATGGGTATGAAATTTGCTCGCAACTCCGCAGTCTGTCCGTCTTTAAAAGGACGCCCATCATCATTCTGACGGGCAACGACGGTCTGGTCGATCGCGTTCGCGCCAAGCTAGTCGGCTCCACTGAATTTTTGAGTAAGCCAGTGAGTTCGTCAACTGTGTTAGAGGTTGTGAAACAATACCTAACCGTCAAGGTTTAA
- a CDS encoding LL-diaminopimelate aminotransferase encodes MATINDNYLKLAAGYLFPEIARRVKAFAEANPDAPIIKLGIGDVTEPLPEACRTAMIAAVEEMGNRASFKGYGPEQGYAWLREAIAKADFQARGCEIDASEIFISDGAKCDTGNILDIFGDDNKIAVTDPVYPVYVDTNVMAGHTGPANEKGEYEGLVYMPISAENDFVAAIPAQKVDLIYLCFPNNPTGATATKDYLKQWVDYAKAHDSIVLFDAAYESFITDPALPHSIFEIEGARDCAIEFRSFSKNAGFTGTRCAFTVVPASLSAKASDGSDVALHKLWNRRQATKFNGVSYIVQRGAEAVYSSAGQAQTKALVGFYLENAAIVRQHLIAVDLQVYGGTNAPYVWVKTPEGLSSWDFFDKLLQEAHVVGTPGSGFGAAGEGYFRLSAFNSRDNIEEAMRRIRQMFGGA; translated from the coding sequence ATGGCAACGATTAACGACAACTATCTCAAGCTCGCCGCAGGCTACCTGTTTCCCGAAATTGCCCGCCGGGTGAAGGCATTTGCCGAGGCCAACCCCGATGCGCCGATTATCAAACTGGGGATAGGGGATGTGACCGAGCCCCTGCCCGAAGCTTGTCGCACCGCCATGATTGCGGCTGTCGAGGAGATGGGCAATCGCGCCAGCTTTAAAGGCTACGGCCCCGAACAAGGATATGCTTGGTTGCGAGAGGCGATCGCCAAAGCAGATTTCCAAGCTCGCGGTTGCGAGATCGATGCCTCCGAGATCTTTATTTCCGACGGGGCCAAGTGCGACACCGGCAATATTCTGGATATCTTCGGTGACGACAACAAAATTGCGGTCACCGATCCGGTTTATCCCGTTTATGTCGATACCAACGTCATGGCCGGTCACACCGGTCCAGCCAACGAGAAGGGCGAATACGAGGGCTTGGTTTACATGCCTATCTCGGCAGAGAACGACTTTGTGGCCGCAATCCCTGCCCAAAAAGTTGACCTGATCTATCTCTGCTTTCCCAACAACCCCACTGGAGCAACAGCCACCAAAGACTATCTGAAACAGTGGGTGGACTATGCCAAAGCCCACGACTCGATCGTGCTGTTCGATGCTGCTTACGAATCCTTCATCACCGATCCAGCCTTGCCCCACTCCATTTTTGAAATTGAAGGGGCGCGGGACTGCGCGATCGAATTCCGCTCGTTTTCCAAGAACGCAGGCTTTACCGGCACCCGCTGCGCCTTTACAGTAGTACCCGCGTCACTGAGCGCGAAAGCCTCCGATGGGTCTGATGTGGCGCTGCACAAGTTGTGGAATCGCCGCCAAGCGACCAAATTTAACGGTGTCTCGTATATCGTGCAGCGGGGGGCCGAAGCCGTCTATTCCTCCGCAGGCCAAGCTCAGACGAAAGCATTGGTCGGCTTCTATTTGGAAAACGCTGCCATCGTCCGACAGCACTTAATTGCCGTCGATCTTCAGGTATACGGCGGTACCAACGCCCCCTATGTATGGGTTAAAACTCCCGAGGGGCTGTCGAGTTGGGACTTTTTCGACAAATTGCTGCAAGAGGCTCACGTTGTGGGGACTCCCGGTTCTGGGTTTGGGGCTGCTGGAGAAGGTTATTTCCGCCTTTCTGCCTTTAATAGCCGCGACAATATTGAAGAGGCAATGCGCCGGATTCGTCAGATGTTTGGGGGGGCATAG
- a CDS encoding ribonuclease catalytic domain-containing protein produces MEKGTLVEFRLHGERQLAVVQGTEGKKNAIVAVDSGQTHSVHPRQITYIIPGENYQSSDIPQFWQEVEGYLDPDSLEIAWELLLEDDRAVEPSEMADILFSSQDAASVYAAYRLLCDDRLYFKQKGGAFEPRSRDRVEEIKHQLEVASRKERQKAEFEAKLTQALTDPNGVEWSPSDRLRLESLERYALYGEESSDKAKANDLLRDLHLQANPESALTALVKLGIWDIHENLHLRRIQAPAAFSEAVLEASRALLETPPPDEDERRDLTHLHTYTIDDASTREIDDALSLEFLDGDRQRLWIHIADPTRWIAPGSILDLEARRRATSIYLPDRTIPMFPMEFAAGPMSLRQGELSCALSFGIVLDSEGGIAEVDICPSYIKVSYRLTYEDTDEMLQLGVEKELSAIAAAARLRYQWRCDRGAINIGLPEQNLKVENNIPTIDAIEDTPSRQLVSEMMVLAGAAAAQFAEEHSIPVPYRSQPTPELPSEDELNALGNGHVRSFATMRCMKKGEMAIVPARHAGLGLDSYTQVTSPIRRYSDAIAHFQIKAALADRDSPFTTSELKDLVASMSVAAQEATFAERQTNRYWSLEYLRLQGDRPWHSLVLGHLREHENLALAMLDEIAFRIPVRFQRHVDPGEWVHLRVRQVDPRRDIIEFDEVEA; encoded by the coding sequence GTGGAAAAAGGGACGTTAGTGGAATTTCGCCTCCACGGCGAGCGCCAACTGGCTGTGGTGCAAGGAACAGAAGGAAAAAAGAATGCGATCGTGGCCGTAGACTCCGGCCAAACACACTCCGTCCATCCCCGCCAAATTACCTATATTATCCCTGGCGAAAATTACCAATCCAGCGATATTCCCCAGTTTTGGCAAGAGGTCGAAGGCTATCTCGATCCCGATAGTTTGGAAATTGCTTGGGAGCTTTTATTGGAAGACGATCGAGCGGTGGAGCCGTCCGAAATGGCGGATATTTTATTCTCCAGTCAGGATGCCGCGAGCGTCTATGCTGCCTATCGATTGCTGTGCGACGATCGCCTCTATTTCAAGCAAAAAGGCGGTGCCTTCGAGCCGCGATCGCGCGATCGCGTCGAGGAAATCAAACATCAACTGGAGGTGGCCAGTCGCAAAGAACGGCAAAAAGCAGAATTTGAAGCCAAGTTAACCCAAGCCCTCACCGACCCCAATGGAGTGGAGTGGAGCCCGAGCGATCGCCTGCGGCTAGAATCTCTCGAACGCTATGCCCTATATGGCGAAGAATCATCTGACAAAGCCAAAGCCAACGACCTCCTGCGCGATCTCCACCTCCAGGCCAATCCCGAGTCGGCCTTGACCGCACTGGTTAAATTAGGAATTTGGGACATTCACGAAAACCTCCACCTGCGTCGCATTCAAGCCCCTGCTGCTTTCTCGGAAGCCGTGCTGGAGGCCAGCCGCGCTCTACTCGAAACCCCTCCCCCTGACGAAGACGAGCGGCGAGATTTGACGCACCTGCACACCTACACCATCGACGATGCCAGCACCCGCGAGATCGATGATGCCCTCAGCCTTGAATTTCTGGACGGCGATCGCCAGCGGCTGTGGATTCATATCGCCGATCCCACCCGCTGGATCGCTCCAGGCTCCATACTCGATCTCGAAGCCCGCCGCAGAGCTACTAGTATCTATCTACCCGATCGGACGATTCCGATGTTTCCGATGGAGTTTGCGGCTGGACCGATGAGTTTGCGGCAGGGCGAACTGTCCTGTGCGTTGAGCTTTGGCATTGTGCTCGATTCTGAAGGGGGGATTGCAGAGGTAGATATTTGTCCCAGCTACATCAAAGTGTCTTACCGGCTCACCTACGAAGACACTGACGAGATGTTGCAGTTGGGGGTGGAAAAAGAGCTGAGCGCGATCGCCGCTGCCGCTCGCCTGCGCTATCAGTGGCGCTGCGATCGAGGGGCCATCAATATTGGTTTGCCCGAACAGAATCTCAAGGTCGAGAATAATATCCCCACCATTGACGCAATCGAAGATACGCCTTCTCGCCAACTGGTTTCCGAAATGATGGTGCTGGCGGGGGCCGCTGCCGCTCAATTTGCAGAGGAGCATTCCATCCCAGTCCCCTACCGATCGCAGCCAACGCCAGAACTGCCCTCCGAGGACGAGCTGAACGCTTTGGGCAACGGGCACGTCCGCTCGTTTGCCACGATGCGCTGCATGAAAAAAGGAGAGATGGCAATCGTTCCTGCTCGCCATGCGGGTTTGGGCTTGGACTCTTACACTCAAGTCACCTCCCCCATTCGCCGCTACAGCGATGCGATCGCCCACTTTCAGATTAAGGCGGCGTTGGCCGATCGCGACAGCCCCTTCACGACCAGCGAGCTCAAAGATCTTGTCGCCAGCATGAGTGTTGCGGCCCAAGAAGCCACTTTTGCCGAGCGCCAAACCAATCGCTATTGGAGTTTGGAATACCTGCGTTTGCAAGGCGATCGCCCCTGGCACTCCTTGGTGCTCGGTCACCTGCGCGAACACGAGAATTTGGCCCTGGCGATGTTGGATGAAATTGCCTTTCGCATCCCCGTCCGATTCCAACGCCATGTGGACCCCGGCGAATGGGTACATTTGCGAGTGCGGCAGGTGGACCCCCGCCGCGACATTATCGAGTTCGATGAAGTGGAAGCCTGA
- a CDS encoding methionine gamma-lyase family protein: protein MNDFLSLSFKQIDDRVRHNLERTLLAFREHRVGARHFAGVSGYGHDDLGREVLDRVFARVMGAEAAAVRLQFVSGTHAIACALFGILRPGDELLAAVGAPYDTLEEVIGLRGKGQGSLAEFGVSYRQVELTAEGGVDWDKLATAVGPQTRVVHIQRSCGYDWRPSVAIAEIERIVRMVKAQNPAAICFVDNCYGEFVEEREPCHVGADLIAGSLIKNPGGTLAPAGGYVAGRADLVEKAACRLTAPGIGSAGGATFDRNRLLFQGLFMAPQVVGEAVKIAHLAASTFAEMGYPVAPAPTAARTDVIQAIQLGTAEKVQAFCRAIQSRSPIDSYLDPVPDRIPGYADAVMMAGGTFIEGSTLELSADGPLRSPYNVYLQGGTHLSHGAIAIEAAAEAVRALNRAD, encoded by the coding sequence ATGAATGATTTTTTAAGTCTCTCATTTAAGCAGATTGACGATCGCGTCAGGCACAATCTAGAGCGTACCCTGTTGGCGTTCCGCGAGCACCGGGTGGGGGCTCGCCATTTTGCCGGGGTTTCGGGCTACGGGCACGATGACTTGGGCCGGGAGGTGCTCGATCGCGTTTTTGCTCGGGTGATGGGGGCCGAAGCCGCTGCCGTTCGCTTGCAGTTTGTTTCGGGTACCCACGCGATCGCCTGCGCCCTCTTTGGCATCTTGCGGCCGGGGGATGAGTTGTTGGCGGCGGTGGGGGCTCCCTACGATACTCTGGAGGAGGTGATTGGCTTGCGGGGCAAGGGGCAGGGCTCGCTGGCAGAGTTTGGGGTGAGCTATCGACAGGTGGAGCTGACCGCCGAGGGCGGGGTGGATTGGGATAAGCTCGCCACCGCAGTGGGACCGCAGACGCGAGTCGTCCACATTCAGCGCTCTTGCGGATATGACTGGCGACCCAGTGTGGCGATCGCCGAGATCGAACGTATCGTTCGCATGGTGAAAGCACAAAACCCTGCTGCCATTTGCTTTGTGGATAACTGTTACGGCGAGTTTGTAGAAGAGCGAGAACCCTGCCACGTCGGCGCAGATTTAATCGCCGGATCGCTGATTAAGAATCCGGGGGGAACGCTGGCTCCGGCAGGAGGATATGTGGCCGGACGGGCAGATTTAGTCGAGAAAGCCGCTTGCCGTCTTACTGCGCCAGGAATCGGATCTGCGGGGGGAGCCACTTTCGATCGAAACCGACTGTTATTTCAGGGCTTATTTATGGCACCGCAGGTGGTGGGGGAAGCCGTCAAGATTGCCCACTTGGCCGCCAGCACCTTTGCCGAGATGGGCTATCCAGTGGCTCCCGCACCCACGGCGGCTCGCACCGATGTAATTCAGGCGATCCAGTTGGGGACGGCAGAAAAGGTGCAGGCGTTTTGTCGGGCGATTCAGTCTCGATCGCCAATTGATTCCTATCTCGACCCGGTGCCCGATCGCATTCCCGGCTACGCTGATGCGGTGATGATGGCAGGGGGAACCTTTATTGAGGGGAGCACGCTGGAGCTATCTGCCGACGGCCCGCTGCGATCCCCTTACAATGTCTATTTGCAGGGGGGCACCCACCTCAGTCACGGGGCGATCGCGATTGAGGCAGCGGCGGAAGCCGTTCGCGCACTCAACCGTGCGGACTAG
- a CDS encoding fatty acid desaturase gives MTTKALPPSARDRLNWPVIAFMSAIHAGALLAPFFFSWPAVAIAFALHWVTGGLGVTLGFHRLITHRSFKTPKWLEYTLATLGSLTAEGSPIDWVGMHRIHHKYSDTANDPHDSNRGFWWSHMGWLMHAPPSQEEIRRFTPDLNGDPYYEFMQKFFLLPQVVLGAILYFLGGWSFVIWGVFVRLVLVYHSTWLVNSATHQFGYRNFDSDDLSTNCWWVAIVAYGEGWHNNHHAYPQSARHGLRWWEIDATWMTVRVLQVLGLAEKVRVAKYEPEAKG, from the coding sequence ATGACTACAAAAGCACTCCCCCCTTCTGCCAGAGATCGACTCAACTGGCCGGTTATCGCCTTCATGTCTGCGATCCACGCTGGCGCTCTGCTCGCTCCCTTCTTCTTTAGTTGGCCTGCTGTAGCAATCGCTTTTGCCCTTCACTGGGTCACTGGCGGTTTGGGGGTTACCCTCGGCTTCCATCGCCTGATTACCCATCGCAGCTTCAAGACTCCCAAGTGGTTAGAGTACACCTTAGCAACTCTCGGCAGTCTCACCGCAGAAGGCAGTCCCATCGACTGGGTGGGGATGCACCGCATTCACCACAAGTATTCCGACACCGCCAACGATCCCCACGACTCCAACCGAGGCTTTTGGTGGAGCCATATGGGCTGGTTGATGCATGCCCCTCCCTCGCAAGAGGAAATTCGCCGGTTTACGCCCGATCTGAATGGCGATCCCTATTACGAGTTCATGCAGAAGTTTTTCCTGCTGCCCCAAGTTGTTTTAGGCGCAATCTTGTACTTCTTGGGCGGTTGGAGCTTTGTCATCTGGGGAGTGTTCGTTCGTTTAGTGCTGGTTTATCACAGCACTTGGCTGGTCAACAGCGCCACCCATCAATTCGGCTACCGCAACTTTGACAGCGACGACCTCTCCACCAACTGCTGGTGGGTGGCCATCGTTGCCTATGGCGAAGGCTGGCACAACAATCACCACGCCTATCCCCAGTCCGCCCGTCACGGTTTGCGCTGGTGGGAAATTGACGCCACTTGGATGACCGTGCGCGTCTTGCAGGTGTTGGGATTGGCGGAAAAAGTGCGCGTGGCTAAGTACGAGCCCGAAGCCAAGGGTTAA